A single region of the Leptodactylus fuscus isolate aLepFus1 chromosome 5, aLepFus1.hap2, whole genome shotgun sequence genome encodes:
- the ST8SIA1 gene encoding alpha-N-acetylneuraminide alpha-2,8-sialyltransferase — MMWWKCPRTRFPVGAGALAVSVLCWLYIFPVERLPDEKELVREVLRRGGAWRRNLSAVQAFRKQLSDCCDPGHLFSMTKGNTVVGENLWFDGEFLYSLIIDNATYSLFPQETPFKLPLKRCSVVGNGGILKGSRCGQQIDEAHFVIRCNLPPLTTDYTLDVGAKTQLVTVNPSIIDKRFQNLLWSRRSFVESLKVYQSSYVYMPAFSMRHGTEPSLRAYYTLTDFSANQSVLFANPNFLRNVGKFWKNKGVHSKRLSTGLFMVSAALSLCEEVSVYGFWPFQIDLKGSPIRHHYYDDVPPLRGFHSMPEEFLQLWLLHKSGILRMQLGQCNTEEPH; from the exons ATGATGTGGTGGAAATGCCCCCGCACCCGTTTCCCGGTGGGCGCCGGTGCCCTGGCGGTGTCCGTGCTGTGCTGGCTCTACATCTTCCCGGTGGAGCGGCTGCCAGATGAGAAGGAGCTGGTGCGGGAGGTGCTGCGGCGCGGCGGGGCCTGGAGACGGAACCTCAGCGCGGTGCAAGCCTTCAG GAAGCAGCTGAGCGACTGCTGTGACCCCGGGCACCTCTTCTCCATGACTAAGGGGAACACGGTGGTGGGCGAGAACCTGTGGTTTGATGGAGAGTTCCTCTACTCGCTGATCATCGACAACGCCACGTACAGCCTCTTCCCGCAG GAAACTCCATTTAAGCTCCCCCTGAAGCGCTGCTCGGTGGTGGGGAATGGTGGGATACTGAAGGGGAGCAGGTGCGGCCAACAGATCGATGAGGCCCATTTTGTTATTCG GTGTAACCTTCCCCCTCTGACTACTGACTACACGCTGGATGTCGGGGCAAAGACCCAGCTGGTGACTGTGAACCCGTCTATCATAGATAAAAG GTTCCAGAACTTGCTGTGGTCTCGGAGATCCTTTGTGGAGAGTCTGAAGGTCTACCAGTCCAGCTACGTCTACATGCCAGCGTTCTCCATGCGGCACGGCACCGAGCCCTCCCTGCGCGCCTACTACACCCTGACCGACTTCAGCGCCAACCAGTCCGTGCTGTTCGCCAACCCCAACTTCCTGCGGAACGTCGGCAAGTTCTGGAAGAACAAGGGCGTCCACTCCAAGCGCCTGTCCACCGGCCTGTTCATGGTCAGCGCCGCCCTGAGCCTGTGCGAGGAGGTCTCCGTCTACGGCTTCTGGCCCTTCCAGATTGACCTGAAGGGGAGCCCCATCCGCCACCATTACTACGACGACGTCCCGCCCCTCCGCGGCTTCCACTCCATGCCTGAGGAGTTCCTGCAGCTCTGGTTGCTGCACAAGTCGGGGATCCTGCGGATGCAACTGGGACAATGTAACACTGAGGAACCTCACTGA